The region ATCTCACCCACTCGGTAGGAGCGATTCTGCTGTTCCTGCTGGGAACGCTCCTGGCGCGCTTCCTCGCCCGCACCGTGCTGATTGAGGCCGTCAATGCGCGACTGCAGTACGCTCGCTTTCTCTCCGTTGGCGTAAAGTGGCTGGTCCTGGTGCTCACCGCCGCCACCGTCCTCGATCACCTGGAGATCGGGGGAACGGTCGTCGATCTGGCCTTCGGAATCCTCTTCGGAGGAATCGTGCTTACACTCTCACTGGCAATCGGACTCGGTTCCCGCGATATCGTCAGCCGTTCGCTGGAAAAAAATGTGGAGAACGAGGTGCTTCCTCCAGAGCAGGCTTACAAGACCCAGACCACCACGGAAACCCTGCGTCACTTCTGATACCGCGGTTCTCAGGTGAAGCGAGAGCAGTCATTCCAAGAGGTCGTCATCCTGAACGAAGTGAGGATCCCTGTATTTGCCCGGAGCGCCATTGAGGCCATAGGCGAAATACAGGGATTCTTCGCGTTGCTCAGAATGGTGAGTCTTGATGGAACGGCTTTAAAAGCCGAGCAGTTCTAAAAGGCGGAGCAGATCCATCGATCCACCCCGCCGCCCTCTCCTCTTAGTAAGCCGGCCCTGAGAGCAGCGATCTTTGCGTGGACTGGAAGAAGCCGTAGATGGCCACGCCAACGAATCCGACCAAAGGGACAAGATAGCCCAGCGCCAGACTGCCGGTCTGCTTTGCAATCAGCCCGGCGATGGGTGGGAAGATTGCTCCGCCTACGATTGCCATCACCAGCAGCGAACCACCGAGCTTGGTATTCCGGCCTAGACCCTTCAGTCCAAGTGCAAAGATCGTGGGATACATGATGGAGATAAAGAAGCCGCTGGCTACAACGGCCCAGGCTCCGCTCATCCCCGGCCACAGCACGGCGACCAGCATCAGCACCGTATTACAGACTCCATAGACCCCCAGCATCAGGCTAGGACGTACATAACGCATCAGCGACGTCGAGACAAACCTGCCGATGAGCATGGCTATAAGAACCGCCGTCAGATAGTGTGCAGCCGTGCGTTCGCTGACCACGGTGTACTGCTTCATGTAAGGGATGAGGCTGCTCCACGAAGAGATCTGCGCACCGACGTTGCAGAAGTTCGCGACAACCGCAATCCAGATCGCCGGATTTCGAAGCAGGTCCGCAAAACTTCCATGGTCTTCGCCGGGGCCTTCATGCTCCGATTGGATGACCGGAAACTTCGTTCGGCCGAGAATAAAGGCGCAAAGCAGGACGACAATCCCGAATGCCATGTACGTCGGCACCACGCGCATAATCTCGCTGTGGAGATAGCTATGATACGTTCCCGCGACCTTCATCTGTTCGATCTCCGCAGCCGTAGGCTCTACCCCTGAGAAGATGAAGTAGGTCCCGATGAGCACACCGACGACGGTACCCGGAGGATTGAAGGCCTGCGAAAAGTTGAGCCGTCGCTCAGAGGTAGCTGGATCGCCAAACTGCGCGATAAAGGGGTTGGCCGCCGTCTCGAGAATTGAGGCTCCGCAGCCGACTGTAAACAGCGCGACCAGGAACATGGCATACTCTCCGCGCACGGCGGCAGGCAGAAACAACAGCATGCCCGTACCGAAGATCACCAGACCAGTCACCATTCCGGCCTTGTAACCCCAGCGCCGCATCAGCAGTCCGGCCGGAATGGCCATGCAGAAGTACCCGAAGAAGTTTGCCGTCTGCACCAGCTGCGCGCTGAATTGGGACAGCTCCAGCGATTTTCTGAACTGCTGTACGAGGATGTCGGTCAGGTTATTCGACATCCCCCAGAGGAAGAACAACACCGTTACCAGAACAAACGGCACCATGTGCCCTACAGGAAACAGCGGATGGTCTCCTCCTGTCTGCCCTGGATTGCTTCGTGTCGTGACTGGTGCTGAAATCTGCATCTCTTCTCCGTTCGCATAACACTGTAGAAATCTTCGCCGCGACAAATGCTACATGTTCGCTGCAGTTTTCGCTCATGGGCCTCGTTAGAAGGCATCAGAGCTTATAGATACGCTCGGCATTTCCGCCAAAGATCACATCACGTTCTGCCTGGGTGAGCCCTGCAAGATACTGCTCCAGCAGGCCGAACCACTGAGCATACCCGCAAGCGACCAGGCATACGGGCCAGTCTGATCCGGCCAGAATGCGCTGCGGCCCGAATGCCTCTATCACGGTATCGAAGTAGGGACGCAAGTCGTCCAGATTCCATTGTTTCCAGTCTGCTTCCGTAACTAAACCGGACAGCTTGCATGACACATTTTC is a window of Edaphobacter sp. 12200R-103 DNA encoding:
- the fucP gene encoding L-fucose:H+ symporter permease, which codes for MQISAPVTTRSNPGQTGGDHPLFPVGHMVPFVLVTVLFFLWGMSNNLTDILVQQFRKSLELSQFSAQLVQTANFFGYFCMAIPAGLLMRRWGYKAGMVTGLVIFGTGMLLFLPAAVRGEYAMFLVALFTVGCGASILETAANPFIAQFGDPATSERRLNFSQAFNPPGTVVGVLIGTYFIFSGVEPTAAEIEQMKVAGTYHSYLHSEIMRVVPTYMAFGIVVLLCAFILGRTKFPVIQSEHEGPGEDHGSFADLLRNPAIWIAVVANFCNVGAQISSWSSLIPYMKQYTVVSERTAAHYLTAVLIAMLIGRFVSTSLMRYVRPSLMLGVYGVCNTVLMLVAVLWPGMSGAWAVVASGFFISIMYPTIFALGLKGLGRNTKLGGSLLVMAIVGGAIFPPIAGLIAKQTGSLALGYLVPLVGFVGVAIYGFFQSTQRSLLSGPAY